The following proteins come from a genomic window of Natrinema saccharevitans:
- a CDS encoding thioredoxin family protein, with translation MSESIDDERQRIRERKKRELRERLENGESLDAPAKAGDAPDEPIAITGQGHLDEVVEEYDVVLVDCYADWCGPCQMLEPTIEALAAETDAAVAKVDVDAHQRIAQQLGARGVPTLVLYADGQPVERMVGAQDRGTLEGLIEQHA, from the coding sequence ATGAGCGAGTCCATCGACGACGAACGACAACGGATCCGCGAGCGGAAGAAACGAGAGCTACGGGAACGCCTCGAGAACGGCGAGAGCCTCGACGCGCCCGCCAAGGCGGGCGACGCGCCCGACGAGCCGATCGCGATCACGGGCCAGGGTCACCTCGACGAGGTCGTCGAGGAGTACGACGTCGTCCTCGTGGACTGTTATGCCGACTGGTGTGGTCCCTGTCAGATGCTGGAGCCGACGATCGAAGCGCTGGCCGCCGAGACCGACGCCGCGGTCGCGAAGGTCGACGTCGACGCACACCAGCGGATCGCCCAGCAACTGGGCGCCCGCGGCGTGCCGACGCTCGTCCTCTATGCCGACGGCCAGCCGGTCGAACGCATGGTCGGCGCTCAGGACCGCGGAACGCTCGAGGGGCTAATCGAGCAACACGCGTAG
- a CDS encoding cupin domain-containing protein yields the protein MQKIDLDDMTPESEEQKRRSVSDPLDATNFSMNYYALESGEEFAGSLHTHLDQEETFVVLEGEATFETKPELAADSETVTVGEGEMIRFDAGEYQQGRNDSDEPLRALALGTPQESTDIRVAVPCRDCGESEYMEFTMVDGEPAMECPDCGTELEV from the coding sequence ATGCAGAAAATAGACCTCGACGACATGACGCCGGAATCGGAAGAGCAGAAGCGACGAAGCGTATCGGATCCGCTCGACGCCACGAATTTCTCGATGAACTACTACGCACTCGAGTCGGGCGAGGAGTTCGCGGGCAGCCTTCATACACATCTCGACCAAGAAGAGACGTTTGTCGTACTCGAGGGGGAGGCCACGTTCGAGACGAAACCGGAGCTGGCGGCGGATAGCGAAACCGTCACCGTCGGCGAAGGAGAGATGATCCGGTTCGATGCGGGGGAATACCAGCAGGGACGAAACGACTCGGACGAACCCCTCCGCGCGCTCGCCCTCGGCACGCCACAGGAGTCGACCGACATCCGAGTCGCAGTGCCGTGTCGGGACTGTGGTGAAAGCGAATACATGGAGTTCACGATGGTCGACGGGGAACCGGCGATGGAGTGCCCGGACTGTGGTACCGAACTCGAGGTGTAG
- a CDS encoding inorganic phosphate transporter, with protein sequence MEPGTILLFVAAALASLFMAWVIGAGSSGATPFAPAVGANAISTMKAAFLVGILGFAGAVTQGASVSEAVGSGLVEGIALPVGGIIVVLLIGAGLMAIGIYTGYPIATAFTVTGSVIGVGLALGGDPAWEKYVEIGAVWVLTPFVGGGIAYGLASILPRPDVPEDASVPLLAGIVGTVVANLEFSFLSSVGGTLATAGATLVPADGLATTTAISLGFGAIAAAAVRWDIGRDQVGGLRRFLLALGSLVAFSAGASQVGLAVGPLFPLLEELPSVSPLAVLLGGGLGILVGSWTSAPRMIKSISQEYASLGPRRSISTLVPSFLIAQTAVLLGVPVSFNEIIVSAIVGSGLAVTGGDGVSPRKLGLTVAAWVGSFGLAFGLGYGSMFLLEL encoded by the coding sequence ATGGAGCCAGGAACGATACTACTGTTCGTAGCCGCCGCTCTCGCGAGCCTCTTTATGGCCTGGGTGATCGGCGCCGGCTCGAGCGGCGCGACGCCCTTTGCACCGGCCGTCGGCGCGAACGCGATTTCGACGATGAAGGCCGCGTTTCTCGTCGGCATCCTCGGGTTCGCGGGCGCGGTGACTCAGGGCGCAAGCGTCTCCGAAGCCGTCGGGAGCGGCCTCGTCGAGGGGATCGCGCTCCCGGTCGGCGGCATCATCGTCGTCCTGCTGATCGGGGCCGGCCTGATGGCGATCGGCATCTACACGGGCTATCCGATCGCGACCGCGTTCACCGTGACCGGCTCGGTCATCGGCGTCGGCCTCGCGCTCGGCGGCGATCCGGCCTGGGAGAAGTACGTCGAAATCGGTGCCGTGTGGGTCCTCACGCCGTTCGTCGGCGGCGGCATCGCCTACGGCCTCGCCAGTATCCTCCCGCGACCCGACGTCCCGGAGGACGCCAGCGTCCCGCTCCTCGCCGGGATCGTCGGCACGGTCGTCGCGAACCTCGAGTTCTCGTTTCTCTCGTCGGTCGGAGGGACGCTCGCCACCGCCGGGGCCACGCTGGTTCCCGCTGACGGCCTCGCCACTACCACCGCGATCTCGCTCGGCTTCGGAGCGATCGCTGCGGCCGCCGTTCGCTGGGACATCGGTCGCGATCAGGTCGGCGGTCTGCGTCGGTTCCTGCTCGCGCTCGGTTCGCTCGTAGCGTTCTCGGCGGGCGCGAGTCAGGTCGGACTGGCGGTCGGCCCGTTGTTCCCGCTACTCGAGGAACTGCCGTCGGTGTCGCCGCTGGCGGTGCTGCTCGGCGGTGGACTCGGCATCCTCGTCGGCTCCTGGACGAGCGCACCCCGAATGATCAAGTCGATTTCGCAGGAGTACGCGTCGCTGGGGCCGCGCCGATCGATCTCGACGCTCGTCCCCTCGTTTCTCATCGCACAGACCGCGGTCCTGTTGGGCGTCCCGGTCTCGTTCAACGAGATCATCGTGAGCGCCATCGTCGGTAGCGGACTCGCGGTCACCGGTGGGGACGGTGTCAGCCCCCGAAAGCTAGGACTCACCGTCGCCGCGTGGGTCGGGTCGTTCGGACTCGCGTTCGGACTCGGCTACGGCTCGATGTTCCTGCTGGAACTCTGA
- a CDS encoding YeeE/YedE family protein — MSRDRHPLFMPLILVGGLIFGFGLGFSQMARPEVVLNFLQFEDFGLLFVMFGAAIVSGIAFALMPRLRDSAPLTGDRYERRLKPFDRNVLIGGAIFGVGWGLSGICPGAAYASLGVGNVSILWALAGMFVGAYLQGVWRSKRAAADAAPAGAD; from the coding sequence ATGAGCCGTGATCGCCATCCCCTGTTCATGCCGCTGATCCTCGTCGGCGGCCTGATCTTCGGGTTCGGCCTCGGGTTCAGTCAGATGGCGCGCCCGGAGGTCGTGTTGAACTTCCTGCAGTTCGAGGACTTCGGACTGCTGTTCGTGATGTTCGGCGCGGCGATCGTCTCGGGGATCGCGTTCGCCCTGATGCCCCGACTCCGCGATAGCGCGCCGTTGACCGGCGACCGGTACGAACGCCGGCTGAAGCCCTTCGACCGAAACGTCCTGATCGGCGGGGCGATCTTCGGCGTCGGTTGGGGCCTCTCGGGCATCTGTCCCGGTGCCGCCTACGCCAGCCTCGGCGTCGGCAACGTCTCCATCCTCTGGGCGCTCGCCGGCATGTTCGTCGGCGCATACCTCCAGGGGGTCTGGCGAAGCAAGCGCGCCGCGGCCGACGCGGCCCCAGCAGGTGCCGACTAA
- a CDS encoding YeeE/YedE family protein produces MVADPIALQLTAELFPNGISRYAVGGLLVGLGAVVIYVGTGIPAGASTFLESTLSYVSGQSRFQQYVPSRDWRVVFTLGIILGALAFAATVQSGVITTSLYEPGTTGELYEVGGVTLWSTDVQPWRLLVGGVFVGIGTRIGKGCTSGHGVCGVGSASKTSLVGVATFLTVAIVTAQTVSALGVSP; encoded by the coding sequence ATGGTAGCTGATCCAATCGCGCTCCAACTGACCGCCGAGCTGTTCCCCAACGGGATCAGCCGCTACGCCGTCGGCGGACTGCTCGTCGGTCTCGGCGCAGTCGTGATCTACGTCGGGACCGGCATCCCGGCCGGGGCGAGTACGTTCCTCGAGTCGACGCTGTCGTACGTCTCGGGGCAGTCCCGGTTCCAGCAGTACGTCCCGTCGCGAGACTGGCGGGTCGTGTTCACGCTCGGTATCATCCTGGGCGCGCTCGCGTTCGCGGCGACGGTCCAGTCGGGCGTGATCACGACCTCGCTCTACGAGCCCGGGACGACCGGCGAACTGTACGAGGTCGGCGGCGTGACGCTCTGGTCGACCGACGTCCAGCCCTGGCGGCTGCTCGTCGGCGGCGTGTTCGTCGGGATCGGCACCCGGATCGGCAAGGGATGTACGTCGGGTCACGGCGTCTGTGGCGTCGGCTCGGCGTCGAAGACTTCGCTGGTCGGCGTGGCGACGTTCCTGACGGTCGCGATCGTGACCGCACAGACCGTCTCGGCACTGGGGGTGAGTCCGTAA
- a CDS encoding MBL fold metallo-hydrolase: MNPEDFPTPDAEVETITPDTLKSRIDAGEDVTLLDARMESDYDEWHIDGETVESINVPYFEFLEDEIDDDVLARIPEDREVTVLCAKGGASEFVAGTLADRGYDVNHLEDGMNGWARIYERVEVTDYDGSGTLYQYQRPSSGCLGYLLVDGGEAAIVDPLRAFTDRYLADAEELGVDLQYALDTHIHADHISGVRNLDDDGVEGVIPAAAVDRGVTYADELTQAEDGDEFQVGDATIETIATPGHTTGMTSYLLDSSLLATGDGLFIESVARPDLEEGDDGAPDAARTLYESLQERVLTLPDETLIGGAHFSDSAVPADDGTYTAPIGDLVEEMNALTMDEDEFVELILSDMPPRPANYESIIATNLGQQEADDEEAFALELGPNNCAASQESLAGD; this comes from the coding sequence ATGAACCCAGAAGATTTCCCGACCCCTGACGCAGAAGTCGAAACGATCACGCCGGACACGCTGAAGAGCCGCATCGACGCGGGCGAAGACGTCACGCTCCTCGATGCGCGTATGGAATCGGACTACGACGAGTGGCACATCGACGGCGAGACCGTCGAGTCGATCAACGTCCCGTACTTCGAGTTCCTCGAGGACGAGATCGACGACGACGTCCTCGCACGGATTCCCGAGGACCGCGAGGTGACCGTCCTCTGTGCCAAGGGCGGTGCCAGCGAGTTCGTCGCGGGCACGCTCGCGGACCGCGGGTACGACGTCAACCACCTCGAGGACGGGATGAACGGCTGGGCGCGCATCTACGAGCGCGTCGAGGTCACCGACTACGACGGCTCGGGGACGCTCTACCAGTACCAGCGCCCCTCCTCGGGCTGTCTCGGGTACCTGCTCGTCGACGGCGGTGAGGCCGCTATCGTCGATCCGCTGCGTGCGTTTACCGATCGCTACCTCGCGGACGCCGAGGAGTTGGGCGTCGACCTGCAGTACGCGCTCGATACGCACATCCACGCCGACCACATCTCTGGCGTCCGCAACCTCGACGACGACGGGGTCGAGGGCGTCATCCCCGCAGCGGCGGTCGACCGCGGGGTCACCTACGCCGACGAACTGACCCAGGCCGAGGACGGCGACGAGTTCCAGGTCGGCGACGCCACCATCGAGACGATCGCGACGCCCGGCCACACGACCGGAATGACCTCCTACCTGCTCGATTCGAGCCTGCTCGCGACCGGCGACGGGCTGTTCATCGAGAGCGTCGCCCGCCCCGACCTCGAGGAGGGCGACGACGGGGCTCCCGACGCGGCCCGAACCCTCTACGAGTCGCTCCAGGAGCGGGTCCTCACCCTGCCCGACGAGACCCTGATCGGCGGCGCTCACTTCAGCGATTCCGCCGTCCCCGCCGACGACGGCACCTACACCGCGCCGATCGGCGACCTCGTCGAGGAGATGAACGCCCTGACGATGGACGAGGACGAGTTCGTCGAGCTGATCCTCTCGGACATGCCGCCTCGACCGGCCAACTACGAGTCCATCATCGCGACGAACCTCGGGCAGCAAGAGGCCGACGACGAGGAGGCGTTCGCACTCGAACTCGGCCCGAACAACTGCGCGGCGAGCCAGGAGTCGCTCGCCGGTGACTAA
- a CDS encoding sulfurtransferase TusA family protein, whose product MSDEFDITETLDVKGASCPMPVVKTKSAIDDLDEDEVLEVVATDSGSMSDIDGWATGTDGVELLEQVEDGDVYKHYVQKTA is encoded by the coding sequence ATGAGTGACGAATTCGACATCACGGAGACGCTCGACGTCAAAGGTGCATCGTGTCCCATGCCAGTCGTCAAGACCAAGTCCGCCATCGACGACCTCGACGAGGACGAAGTCCTCGAGGTCGTGGCGACGGACTCGGGCAGTATGAGCGACATCGACGGCTGGGCGACCGGGACCGATGGCGTCGAACTCCTCGAGCAGGTCGAGGACGGCGACGTCTACAAACACTACGTGCAGAAGACGGCGTAA
- a CDS encoding DsrE/DsrF/DrsH-like family protein: MSTDTPSATDGEPMTEEELRTQVAELEEKVAALETEVGDDQQKMTIVATQGSFDMAYPPLILASTAAAFGWDVVVFHTFWGLDILHEEKSKDLKLSAVGNPNMPVPNAVAALPGMDTMATKMMQKKIDENGTATIEELIDLSLESGVDLQACQMTIELMDYDEDAFYDGVTTGVGAATALQHMAESDIQLLV; encoded by the coding sequence ATGAGTACGGACACACCTTCGGCGACGGACGGCGAGCCGATGACCGAAGAGGAGTTGCGGACACAGGTCGCGGAACTCGAGGAGAAAGTCGCCGCGCTCGAGACGGAGGTTGGTGACGATCAGCAGAAGATGACCATCGTCGCCACGCAGGGCAGTTTCGACATGGCGTATCCGCCGCTGATCCTCGCGAGTACGGCGGCCGCCTTCGGCTGGGACGTCGTCGTCTTCCACACGTTCTGGGGGCTCGACATCCTCCACGAGGAGAAGTCGAAAGACCTCAAGCTGAGTGCCGTCGGCAACCCGAACATGCCGGTCCCGAACGCCGTCGCTGCGCTGCCCGGGATGGACACGATGGCCACGAAGATGATGCAAAAGAAGATCGACGAGAACGGGACCGCCACCATCGAGGAGTTGATCGACCTCTCGCTGGAGAGCGGCGTCGACCTGCAGGCCTGCCAGATGACCATCGAACTGATGGACTACGACGAGGACGCCTTCTACGACGGCGTCACTACGGGTGTGGGTGCGGCCACCGCGTTGCAACACATGGCCGAATCCGACATCCAGCTGCTCGTCTGA
- a CDS encoding mRNA surveillance protein pelota, with translation MQIKDREQVEGGRERVTVVPESVDDLWHLQYVLEPGDRVAGDTTRRIQRNDDQMRDTGGEREHMWVAIAVEDVEFHKFANRLRVGGEIVACSREDQLHFHHTLNVEPRDELSIEKRFKPDQEARLEEAEEATENPDVAIATVEEGQAHVHTVAQYGTEERATITGTTGKGEYARGRSELFEELGDVLKRQDVDAIILAGPGFTKQDAYKYLEQNEPEVAETVTMVDTAAVGDRGVHEVLKRGAVADVQEETRIESEAEYIDELTRRIADGAKAAYGPEQVDKAAEFGAIEHLLVLDDRLQKERGPDGEWPISVDEVIRTTEQKGGEVTVFSSEFPPGQQLSNLGGIAALLRYRLE, from the coding sequence ATGCAGATCAAAGACCGGGAGCAGGTCGAGGGCGGCCGCGAACGGGTCACGGTCGTCCCCGAGAGCGTCGACGACCTCTGGCACCTGCAGTACGTCTTGGAACCCGGCGACCGCGTCGCGGGCGATACGACCCGGCGGATCCAGCGCAACGACGACCAGATGCGCGATACCGGTGGCGAGCGCGAACACATGTGGGTCGCCATCGCCGTTGAGGACGTCGAATTCCACAAGTTCGCCAACCGGCTGCGAGTCGGCGGCGAGATCGTCGCCTGCTCGCGCGAGGACCAGCTGCACTTCCATCACACCCTCAACGTCGAACCGCGCGACGAACTCTCGATCGAAAAGCGGTTCAAACCCGATCAAGAGGCTCGCCTCGAGGAGGCCGAAGAGGCCACAGAGAACCCCGACGTGGCTATCGCGACCGTCGAGGAGGGACAGGCCCACGTCCACACGGTCGCCCAGTACGGCACGGAAGAGCGGGCGACGATCACCGGCACGACCGGCAAGGGCGAGTACGCCCGCGGCCGGTCGGAGCTGTTCGAAGAACTCGGTGACGTCCTCAAACGGCAGGACGTCGACGCGATCATCCTCGCCGGCCCCGGCTTCACGAAGCAAGACGCCTACAAGTACCTCGAGCAAAACGAGCCCGAGGTCGCCGAGACGGTCACGATGGTCGACACGGCCGCCGTCGGCGACCGGGGCGTCCACGAGGTCCTCAAACGGGGGGCGGTCGCGGACGTCCAGGAGGAGACTCGTATCGAGAGCGAGGCCGAGTACATCGACGAACTCACGCGGCGCATCGCGGACGGTGCCAAGGCGGCCTACGGCCCCGAACAGGTCGACAAAGCCGCCGAGTTCGGTGCGATCGAACACCTGCTCGTCCTCGACGACCGCTTGCAGAAAGAACGCGGTCCCGACGGCGAGTGGCCGATCAGCGTCGACGAGGTCATCCGGACGACCGAACAGAAAGGCGGCGAGGTAACGGTCTTCTCGAGCGAGTTCCCGCCCGGCCAGCAGCTGTCGAATCTGGGCGGGATCGCCGCGTTGCTCCGTTATCGGCTCGAGTGA
- a CDS encoding TrmB family transcriptional regulator encodes MSNENAAVDAFETLGLTSYEAKVFIALHRLGAGTARDVADVTDVPRSQVYSVAESLEERGLLEVQQSNPIRYRPVGVDTARETLRTQFEREQDRAFEYVETVKNEPSCEETQEDIWTVRGHDRVTDRAVDLISAAEDRVLFGTRLPELVTDSIERTLVDRATAGVTVVVVSRTPGVHERVADHDDIAVAQPPAHRTDDQRSGRIVLADDDSILLSVLGGESGETAIWSSGSVFASVLIQLIEASDEMAIE; translated from the coding sequence GTGAGCAACGAGAACGCGGCCGTCGACGCCTTCGAAACGCTGGGGCTGACCAGCTACGAGGCCAAGGTCTTCATCGCCTTGCACCGACTGGGCGCGGGAACCGCCCGCGACGTCGCCGACGTCACCGACGTCCCCCGCTCGCAGGTCTACAGCGTCGCCGAGAGCTTGGAAGAGCGGGGTCTGCTCGAGGTCCAGCAGTCGAACCCGATCCGGTACCGGCCGGTGGGTGTCGACACCGCCCGGGAGACGCTCCGGACGCAGTTCGAACGCGAGCAGGATCGCGCCTTCGAGTACGTCGAAACGGTCAAGAACGAACCCTCGTGCGAGGAAACCCAGGAGGACATCTGGACGGTCCGTGGTCACGACCGCGTCACCGATCGGGCCGTCGATCTCATCTCGGCGGCCGAAGACCGGGTCCTCTTCGGGACGCGGCTCCCGGAACTGGTCACGGACTCGATCGAACGGACACTCGTCGACCGCGCAACGGCCGGCGTTACGGTCGTCGTCGTCAGCAGGACGCCCGGGGTCCACGAACGGGTCGCGGACCACGACGACATCGCGGTCGCCCAGCCGCCGGCCCATCGGACGGACGATCAACGCTCCGGGCGGATCGTTCTCGCCGACGACGACAGCATCCTGTTGAGCGTCCTCGGCGGGGAAAGCGGCGAAACCGCCATCTGGAGTTCGGGCTCGGTGTTCGCCTCGGTCCTGATCCAGTTGATCGAGGCCAGCGACGAGATGGCGATCGAGTGA
- a CDS encoding MMPL family transporter: MSLADRLSNAITTHSRVVLVVLLLATALVGAGMPMVDDDSSLDQFEGESDEAKALERIDENFTSEQRENATTVQLIVRGSEDDNVLAKESLIDSLELQQEIREDESINETLVENQSMTGVENVIATSVIRNEQAAELNETRSRLSDGLNTTVGIQRQYEQLNESYNESDPEYQRQAADLEAQLNATVENATVGLTETQTARYEAAVRDVREIESQQSAIRSQTETPEEDPEYQRLSAERQEAYRNGTAGVLEAEYAALQSSEQPPLEEQIEALEGLDDEEYERTLEETLSGEGDDNFAIGFMPTSYEPGSTEAETRMTAITQSTAGDTAGGMEGGTIDDAVLDGQLEIRDIAETHEQDYLVFGSGVITDEIDRSMGDSLAIVGPLALFFVVVALLVAYRDLLDIVLGVAGIVAVLVWTFGFMGWADIAFNQMFVAVPVLLIGLSIDYAIHVFMRHREQRETDGTEGTVRGSMTVALAGVGAALVWVTATTVIGFLSNLVSPIGPIREFGIVSSVGIVAALIVFGALIPAAKVEIDEFLESRGFDRRKRAFGTGGGRFSEVLTVGSTAARRFPLAVLLVVALITAGGAYGATQVDTSFQQEDFLADSPPEWTQNLPGGMAPGEYHAKDNLEYVNEHFQPENSQAQILVEGDVADDEFLNATAQAQEEVAAEGGVAYTLATGDADVQGPLSTMEQVAGQNESFNESFTAADTDGDGVPDENVSALYDQLFEIDEDAASQVIHRTDGGEGSDGSRSTVDDSSADGEYESARLIVGVQGGASSAETTDEMRTIAGDLEDRGDGELSAIATGDPIVNYIVEQDLLDTVLESLLITLVAVFLFLTAAYWLAGNSASLGAITLLPVAFSVAWILGTMYLIGMPFNVLTGMITSLTVGLGVAYSIHISERYRLELERQGNVWAALRTTVTGTGGALLGSAATTVGGFGTLAFAILPALQQFGIITGLTITYAFLASVVVLPSLLVLWTRYFGPDVSFDTAGATGPAPTASDGGAPTDADGGTDE, from the coding sequence ATGAGCCTGGCCGATCGACTCAGCAACGCGATCACCACACACAGTCGCGTCGTCCTCGTCGTCCTCCTGCTCGCGACGGCGCTCGTCGGCGCGGGCATGCCGATGGTCGACGACGACTCCTCGCTCGATCAGTTCGAAGGCGAGTCCGACGAGGCGAAGGCCCTCGAACGCATCGACGAGAACTTCACCAGTGAGCAACGGGAAAACGCCACGACCGTCCAGTTGATCGTTCGGGGTAGCGAGGACGACAACGTTCTCGCGAAGGAGTCGCTGATCGACTCCCTGGAACTCCAACAGGAGATCCGTGAGGACGAGTCGATCAACGAGACGCTGGTCGAGAACCAGTCGATGACCGGCGTCGAGAACGTCATCGCGACGTCGGTGATCCGAAACGAACAGGCGGCCGAACTCAACGAGACGCGGTCGCGGCTCAGCGACGGGCTCAACACGACAGTCGGGATCCAGCGACAGTACGAGCAGCTGAACGAGTCGTACAACGAGTCCGATCCCGAGTACCAGCGACAGGCGGCCGACCTCGAGGCCCAGCTCAACGCGACCGTCGAGAACGCGACGGTCGGCCTCACAGAGACCCAGACCGCGCGGTACGAGGCTGCGGTCCGGGACGTCCGTGAGATCGAGTCACAGCAGTCCGCGATCCGCTCCCAGACGGAGACGCCCGAGGAAGACCCCGAGTACCAGCGACTCTCCGCGGAGCGCCAGGAAGCGTATCGGAACGGAACCGCCGGCGTCCTCGAGGCCGAGTACGCCGCCCTCCAGAGCAGCGAGCAACCGCCGCTCGAGGAACAGATCGAGGCCCTCGAGGGCCTCGACGACGAGGAGTACGAGCGGACCCTCGAGGAGACGCTGTCGGGCGAGGGTGACGACAACTTCGCGATCGGGTTCATGCCGACGTCGTACGAACCCGGCTCGACGGAGGCCGAAACCCGCATGACGGCGATCACGCAGTCGACCGCCGGCGACACCGCGGGCGGGATGGAAGGCGGCACGATCGACGACGCGGTCCTCGATGGCCAACTCGAGATCCGCGACATCGCGGAGACACACGAGCAGGACTATCTCGTCTTCGGTTCCGGCGTCATCACCGACGAGATCGACCGCTCGATGGGCGACAGCCTCGCCATCGTCGGCCCGCTCGCGTTGTTTTTCGTCGTCGTCGCCTTGCTCGTCGCCTACCGCGACCTGCTCGACATCGTCCTCGGGGTCGCCGGCATCGTCGCCGTCCTCGTCTGGACGTTCGGCTTCATGGGCTGGGCCGACATCGCGTTCAACCAGATGTTCGTCGCGGTCCCGGTGTTGCTGATCGGGCTCTCGATCGACTACGCGATCCACGTCTTCATGCGCCACCGGGAACAGCGGGAGACCGACGGCACCGAGGGAACCGTCCGCGGCTCGATGACGGTCGCGCTGGCCGGCGTCGGCGCCGCCCTCGTCTGGGTGACGGCCACGACCGTTATCGGGTTCCTCTCGAACCTCGTCAGTCCGATCGGCCCCATCCGCGAGTTCGGGATCGTCAGCTCCGTCGGTATCGTCGCCGCGTTGATCGTCTTCGGTGCGTTGATCCCCGCCGCCAAGGTCGAGATCGACGAGTTCCTCGAGTCCCGCGGCTTCGACCGCCGCAAGCGGGCCTTTGGGACCGGCGGCGGCCGTTTCAGTGAGGTGCTGACGGTCGGCTCGACCGCCGCCCGTCGGTTCCCACTTGCCGTCCTGCTGGTCGTCGCGTTGATCACCGCCGGCGGCGCCTACGGGGCGACGCAGGTCGACACCAGCTTCCAGCAGGAGGACTTCCTCGCCGACAGCCCGCCGGAGTGGACGCAGAACCTCCCCGGCGGGATGGCTCCCGGCGAGTACCACGCCAAGGACAACCTCGAGTACGTCAACGAACACTTCCAGCCCGAGAACAGTCAGGCACAGATTCTCGTCGAAGGTGACGTCGCCGACGACGAGTTCCTCAACGCGACCGCGCAGGCACAGGAGGAGGTCGCCGCGGAAGGCGGCGTCGCCTACACGCTCGCGACCGGCGACGCCGACGTACAGGGCCCGCTCTCGACGATGGAACAAGTCGCCGGCCAGAACGAGTCGTTCAACGAGTCGTTCACTGCGGCCGATACGGACGGCGACGGCGTCCCCGACGAGAACGTCTCGGCGCTGTACGACCAGCTGTTCGAGATCGACGAAGACGCCGCGAGTCAGGTCATCCACCGAACCGACGGCGGTGAAGGATCCGACGGATCCCGATCCACGGTGGACGACTCGTCCGCCGATGGCGAGTACGAGTCCGCACGGCTGATCGTCGGCGTTCAGGGCGGTGCCTCGAGCGCGGAGACGACCGACGAGATGCGGACCATCGCCGGCGACCTCGAGGACCGGGGCGACGGCGAGTTGAGCGCCATCGCGACCGGCGATCCGATCGTCAACTACATCGTCGAACAGGACCTGCTCGATACCGTCCTCGAGAGCCTGCTGATCACGCTCGTGGCGGTGTTCCTGTTCCTCACCGCCGCCTACTGGCTGGCCGGCAACAGCGCGTCGCTGGGGGCGATTACCCTGCTCCCGGTCGCGTTCTCCGTGGCCTGGATCCTCGGCACGATGTATCTCATCGGGATGCCGTTCAACGTCCTCACGGGGATGATCACGAGCCTCACCGTCGGGCTCGGGGTCGCCTACAGCATCCACATCAGCGAACGCTACCGGCTCGAACTCGAGCGCCAGGGCAACGTCTGGGCGGCGCTGCGGACGACCGTCACCGGCACCGGCGGCGCGTTGCTCGGCAGCGCGGCGACGACCGTCGGCGGGTTCGGGACGCTGGCGTTCGCGATCCTCCCCGCGCTCCAGCAGTTCGGGATCATCACCGGGCTGACGATCACGTACGCGTTCCTCGCGAGCGTCGTCGTCCTCCCGTCGCTGCTCGTGTTGTGGACGCGGTACTTCGGCCCGGACGTCTCGTTCGACACGGCCGGAGCCACCGGCCCCGCACCGACCGCCAGTGACGGCGGCGCACCGACCGACGCCGACGGAGGGACCGACGAGTGA